The Micromonas commoda chromosome 16, complete sequence genome has a window encoding:
- a CDS encoding predicted protein, translating into MSVSPKLTPGRAGSARMSNAWGGKNASRAGADPIHGTPTATIESTPPIVEHVQTSDRTRILAADADGAVSLWDVIKCERVRCFERGVSLADAAKEVNPRVSVPSWFTVDTRSGSIAISLMPSGAFQAEAYAIDLGIAEANDELKVNYGVQCVHMLLRDWKVRRVRAIACENGRAPDSSDDDLDLDSNDFDVNSLTPCGDARVWRLPPRPPSVVCEQPEGEGGAVLMPVGEMVGSAEEQDALPEWIVDVVAERHRVPDSAKASFHLSPHETQPDAPKLSQGRVTAPRVLGVRKVVNYVVQKLGLDANGSRAPEDLVDILCGGEVCDPAMSLATVKEFLWRKGTDVELVYRFKDGVDYGGTGGGDVETA; encoded by the coding sequence ATGTCGGTGTCCCCGAAACTCACGCCGGGCagggcgggctcggcgcgaatGAGCAACGCGTGGGGGGGCAAGAACGCGAGccgggcgggcgccgaccCGATCCACGGCACccccacggcgacgatcgagTCCACCCCGCCCATCGTCGAACACGTTCAAACGTCGGACAGGacgcgcatcctcgccgccgacgccgacggcgccgtctcgCTGTGGGACGTCATCAAATGCGAGCGCGTTCGATgcttcgagcgcggcgtctccCTCGCGGATGCCGCCAAGGAGGTGAACCCGCGAGTCTCGGTGCCCTCGTGGTTCACGGTGGACACCAGATCGGGGTCCATCGCGATTTCGCTGATGCCATCAGGAGCGTTTCAGGCGGAGGCGTACGCGATCGACTTGGgcatcgccgaggcgaacgacgagctcaaggtgAACTACGGCGTCCAGTGCGTGCACATGCTACTCCGGGACTGGAAGGTACGGAGGGTCAGGGCCATCGCGTGCGAAAACGGCCGCGCCCCGGActcgtccgacgacgatttAGACTTGGACTCGAACGATTTCGACGTCAACTCTTTAACCCCGtgcggggacgcgagggtgtGGCGCTTGCCCCCGCGGCCCCCGAGCGTCGTGTGCGAGCagcccgagggcgagggcggcgcggtgctgaTGCCGGTTGGCGAGATGGTGGGTagcgcggaggagcaggACGCTTTACCCGAGTggatcgtcgacgtcgtcgcggagaggcACCGAGTGCCGGATTCGGCCAAGGCTTCGTTTCACCTGTCGCCGCACGAGACGCAGCCGGATGCGCCGAAACTGTCGCAAGGGcgggtcaccgcgccgagggtccTCGGCGTGCGCAAGGTTGTGAACTACGTGGTGCAAAAGCTGGGCCtggacgcgaacgggtcccgcgcgccggAGGATTTGGTGGACATActgtgcggcggcgaggtttgCGATCCCGCGATGTCGCTCGCCACGGTGAAGGAATTTCTGTGGAGGAAAGGAACGGACGTGGAGCTGGTGTATCGGTTCAAGGACGGGGTCGACTACGGCGGgaccggcgggggcgacgtggAAACAGCCTGA
- a CDS encoding predicted protein: protein MARARLAKEREDAERERRERDRDRDRERDRDRRRDRSRDGDKERDRSRSRDRDRGRDRDRGRDRDRRESRSRSRSRSRSRSRRRDRGRGDRDRDRDRDRDRDRDRDRDRDRDRDRDRDRDRDRDRDRDRDRDRDRDRDREPRARKPPDFSNRRPLRNRGARKAHVGRKWGPNGTPPDGFDKPAVPGKPPDPADQAAHEARLAALQAAGINVQATRHARRVYVGGFPDNTNEPELASFIANALVAIGGASGAYDPDNGMTCVLSVYINRDKLFAFVEFRTVEEASNAMALDGVVMAGSQLRVRRPNDYQPQQAALIGPTTPADSLNLAAVGLIPGVNGQSSGRKLYVGNLPPYLTELQVLELLQSFGAVQAFNLVVDKDTGTLKGYGFFEYADAAADEAAMEGLTGMRLGDKVLNVKRAAYDGGVGQGVGQASGSAQAPGFAPGSLPANGESASECVRLTNMVTREELTDPTEAREILEDTQEECAGFGELTRVVMPLPRRTRLEDPAGVGEVFLLFADAEGAARAVRSLNGRKFADRVVSAGFITRAEFDKYVV, encoded by the exons ATGGCCAGGGCTCGGTTGGCCAAGGaacgcgaggacgccgaacGAGAACGACGCGAGAGGGACCGAGACCGGGACAGGGAAAGGGACAGGGATAGACGCCGGGACCgcagccgcgacggggacaaGGAAAGGGACCGCAGTCGCAGCCGCGACAGggaccgcggccgcgacagggaccgcggccgcgacaGGGACCGTCGCGA gtcgaggtcgaggtcgaggtcgaggtcgaggtcgaggtcgcgCCGCAGGgatcgcggtcgcggcgacagGGACAGAGATAGGGACCGcgacagggacagggaccGCGACAGGGACCGcgacagggacagggaccGCGACAGGGACCGCGACAGGGACAGAGATAGGGACCGCGACAGagacagggacagggacagggacagggacagggacagggagCCTCGCGCGAGAAAACCTCCCGACTTTTCCAACCGACGACCTCTTCGcaaccgcggcgctcgcaaGGCGCACGTGGGGCGAAAGTGGGGACCGAACGGCACCCCGCCCGA CGGCTTTGACAAGCCCGCCGTTCCCGGCAAGCCGCCGGACCCCGCCGACCAGGCGGCTCACGAGGctcggctcgccgcgctccaggCGGCGGGCATCAACGTCCAGGCCACGCGTCACGCGAGGCGCGTCTACGTCGGGGGGTTCCCCGACAACACCAACGAACCGGAACTCGCGTCGTtcatcgcgaacgcgctgGTGGCGATCGGGGGAGCGTCGGGAGCGTACGACCCGGACAACGGCATGACGTGTGTCCTGTCCGTGTACATAAACCGCGATAAGCTTTTCGCGTTTGTCGAGTTTCGGACGGTCGAGGAGGCGTCCAACGCCATGGCGTtggacggcgtcgtcatgGCGGGCTCGCAGCTGCGGGTGAGACGGCCGAACGATTACCAGCCGCAGCAagccgcgctcatcgggccgacgacgcccgccgaTTCCCTGAATTTGGCCGCGGTGGGTCTGATACCGGGGGTGAACGGA CAGTCGAGCGGTCGCAAGCTGTACGTCGGCAACCTGCCGCCCTACCTCACCGAGCTTCaggttctcgagctcctccagtCCTTCGGCGCGGTGCAGGCTTTTAATCTCGTGGTGGACAAGGACACGGGTACGTTGAAGGGGTACGGGTTCTTCGagtacgccgacgccgccgcggatgaagCCGCGATGGAGGGCCTCACCGGCATGCGGCTGGGCGACAAGGTTCTCAACGTCAAGAGGGCCGCGTacgacggcggggtcggACAAGGGGTCGGGCAAGCGAGCGGGTCGGCGCAAGCGCCCGGATTTGCCCCCGGAAGCCTTCCGGCGAATGGGGAATCCGCCAGCGAGTGCGTCCGCCTGACCAACATGGTGACCAGGGAGGAGCTCACGGacccgacggaggcgcgggagatACTGGAGGACACGCAGGAGGAGTGCGCGGGGTTCGGTGAACTGACGCGGGTCGTGATGCCGTTGCCCAGGCGCACGCGGTTGGAAGATCCCGCGGGGGTCGGGGAGGTTTTCCTGCTCTTCGCCGACGcagagggcgcggcgcgggcggtgcgGAGTTTGAACGGGAGGAAGttcgccgatcgcgtcgtctccgccggattcatcacgcgcgcggagttCGACAAGTACGTCGTCTGA
- a CDS encoding predicted protein: MGTPPLIELDENGLTPYERERAEKIARNAAQMKALGLPALGGIVGAAPSSAGGFTPVRRKNPIATPEPAAPFRIILRERPAKPVNYNVDAFDSEDEEEARERKRARRAETARAGGKPRKRPAAAKDDDDRSDYEVESGDEDDDDALGSASDSETDSDDEVDPDPPSEEFLLYGGSLAKKYEVPEHRARANRTAAMYTNGTNWLEESKLNFRACRDRAKERRLAKEQAAREKQERKLQRRKEKDEGAGAMVVVPGDAPETDGVDVNGKKIYRKVFHTKQGAEGKTRGRGGENGETTCAKCKINMSSEWLNNKDPAIPGEKICVSCYLRAKVRARQFDPRVLHPPRLTAYLFLAQVGDGYVCPGCRSTKSSNWLNAKGHLVGHDDQLVEKGVKICTKCNAKEDAQCVKCEDKAPTAWGKSKHQMNEATGEPHYMCGKCCRAEPERLGDACANADCGTAEPNVWRRSKIKKRVGEPDAPAPMCNSCWVKEARALKKKD; encoded by the exons atGGGCACGCCCCCTCTCATCGAGCTCGATGAGAAC GGGCTCACCCCGTACGAgcgggagcgcgccgagAAGATCGCCCGCAACGCCGCCCAGATGAAAGCCCTCGGCCTGCCCGCACTCGGCGgtatcgtcggcgccgcaccGAGCTCCGCCGGCGGCTTCACCCCAGTCCGCCGCAAGAATCCCATCGCCacccccgagcccgccgcgcccttccgcatcatcctccgcgagcgccccgccaAGCCCGTCAACTACAacgtcgacgccttcgactccgaggacgaggaggaggcccgCGAGCGAAAGAGGGCCCGCCGAGCCGagaccgcccgcgccggcgggaagCCCCGCaagcgccccgccgccgcgaaagacgacgacgaccgctcCGACTACGAGGTCGAGTCcggcgatgaggacgacgacgacgccctcggctcCGCATCCGACTCCGAGaccgactccgacgacgaggtcgaccCCGATCCTCCCTCCGAGGAGTTCCTCCTGtacggcggcagcctcgccAAGAAGTACGAGGTccccgagcaccgcgcgcgcgccaacaggaccgcggcgatgtaCACGAACGGCACCAACTGGCTCGAGGAGTCCAAGCTCAACTTCAGGGCGTGCCGCGACAGGGCCAAGGAGCGCCGGCTGGCCAAGGAGCAAGCCGCCCGCGAGAAGCAGGAGAGGAAGCTGCAGAGGaggaaggagaaggacgagggcgccggcgcgatggtggtcgtgccgggcgacgcgcccgagacCGATGGTGTCGACGTGAACGGTAAGAAGATCTACCGCAAAGTGTTCCACACCAagcagggcgccgagggcaaGACACGCGGCAGGGGGGGGGAAAACGGGGAGACGACGTGCGCCAAGTGCAAGATCAACATGTCGAGCGAGTGGCTCAACAACAAAGACCCCGCAATCCCCGGCGAGAAGATCTGCGTATCATGCTATCTCAGAGCTAAGGTGCGTGCCCGCCAGTTCGATCCTCGGGTTCTCCACCCACCACGTCTTACCGCGTATCTCTTCCTTGCGCAGGTTGGCGACGGCTACGTTTGCCCCGGGTGCCGCTCCACCAAATCCTCGAATTGGCTCAACGCCAAGGGCCACCTGGTCGGCCACGACGACCAGCTGGTGGAGAAGGGTGTCAAGATCTGCACAAAGTGCAATGCGAAGGAG GACGCGCAGTGCGTCAAGTGCGAGGACAAAGCTCCCACCGCCTGGGGGAAGTCCAAGCACCAGATGAACGAGGCCACGGGCGAGCCCCACTACATGTGCGGCAAGTGTTGCAGGGCTGAG CCGGAACGGCTGGGCGACGCATGCGCAAATGCAGATTGCGGCACAGCCGAGCCGAATGTCTGGCGCAGGTCGAAAATCAAGAAGAGGGTGGgcgagcccgacgcgccggctCCTATGTGCAATTCTTGCTGGGTGAAGGAGGCCAGGGCCCTCAAGAAGAAGGACTGA